The proteins below are encoded in one region of Anaerosporomusa subterranea:
- the cphA gene encoding cyanophycin synthetase has product MQIITVRELRGPNIYSYRPVIKVRLDLGEQAETPSNEIPGFVERLTEALPTLSEHHCALGYRGGFVERLHEGTYLAHVFEHVALEFQTAAGYDVRFGKARSGGTPGVYDVVLGYRSAAAAMEAIRQAEELINALVAGSPYDAAAAVQAVTSAGEADRLGPSTEALYQAACGRGIPVSRIGQENLLVLGWGRRQQRMWTTVSSKTGMLATDLACDKDLTKKILADGALPVPEGQVVENAKQAVQAMMEIGVPVVIKPLGGNQGKGVTLDIHKVEEAERAFAIAAEFDNRVVVEQFIPGRQYRLCVVNGKLVAAAERIPAYVIGDGSSTIWQLVDQINADPQRGDGHEKPLTKIKIDSVAIINLSRQGLTPDSIPADGKIVYIRENANLSTGGTAVDVTDIVHPETVQMAERAAKLIGLDIAGVDIVAADITKSLRQGGAIIEVNAAPGIRMHHYPSAGKSRDVAAAIIDYLFPHGDQGRIPIISVTGTNGKTTVTRMIGHIWEAAGYKVGMTTTDGIHIGGECIMPGDTTGPASARIVLNDPCVEVAVLETARGGLLRGGLAFDSCDVGIVTNVTEDHLGQDGIEDLNDLAYVKSLVLETVKPDGFAVINADDAFAAILAKRVRAEIMYFSLEPDNLIVRRHLGRGGKAIFVKESMIYAAEGKTAKPLLSADSIPATLGGIAMHNLQNAVIAAAACWCLRLPVSYICEGLMSFDENPGRFNLISLGNLCVCVDYGHNPAGYLATISTARRMGARRLVGVIAAPGDRRDDVVVNVGRIAGRGFDMIYIKEDEDLRGRQPGETAALLKQGVIESGYPAEAVTLVLSEYTAVWTALSQAQPEDLIVVFYEKYDVVKRAIDEFRLQHNRQQAEAAGYGYFAVNQAGI; this is encoded by the coding sequence ATGCAAATTATCACTGTGCGGGAATTAAGAGGCCCGAATATCTACAGTTACCGGCCAGTCATCAAGGTGAGATTAGATTTAGGCGAACAGGCTGAGACGCCGAGCAATGAAATCCCGGGATTTGTCGAGCGTCTGACAGAGGCTCTGCCCACTCTAAGTGAGCATCATTGTGCTCTTGGCTACAGGGGAGGATTTGTCGAAAGACTGCATGAGGGGACGTACTTGGCTCATGTCTTCGAACATGTTGCCCTGGAATTTCAGACGGCGGCAGGTTATGATGTTCGCTTCGGCAAAGCGCGTAGTGGCGGTACGCCAGGAGTATATGACGTAGTGCTTGGCTATAGGTCGGCGGCTGCGGCGATGGAAGCAATTCGCCAAGCGGAAGAGCTTATCAACGCTTTAGTTGCAGGTAGTCCGTATGATGCGGCGGCAGCAGTCCAGGCGGTTACGTCAGCCGGTGAAGCTGACCGTCTTGGACCGAGCACTGAAGCCCTTTATCAAGCTGCTTGCGGTCGCGGTATTCCGGTTTCTCGTATTGGGCAGGAGAATTTACTTGTGCTAGGCTGGGGACGCCGTCAACAGCGCATGTGGACAACTGTCAGCAGTAAAACAGGCATGCTGGCTACCGATTTGGCTTGTGATAAGGACTTGACCAAAAAGATACTGGCGGACGGCGCTCTGCCTGTGCCAGAGGGACAAGTTGTCGAAAATGCCAAGCAAGCTGTGCAGGCGATGATGGAAATAGGTGTCCCGGTTGTCATCAAGCCGCTTGGCGGTAATCAGGGTAAAGGCGTTACTCTCGACATACATAAAGTTGAAGAAGCTGAACGTGCCTTCGCTATTGCGGCTGAGTTTGACAATCGGGTTGTGGTTGAGCAATTCATACCAGGGCGTCAATATCGATTGTGCGTTGTTAATGGAAAGTTAGTGGCAGCTGCCGAACGTATTCCCGCCTATGTCATTGGCGACGGAAGTTCAACCATTTGGCAGTTAGTGGATCAGATTAACGCTGATCCTCAGCGCGGTGATGGACACGAAAAACCTTTGACAAAAATCAAGATTGATTCGGTGGCAATTATTAACTTGTCAAGGCAAGGTTTAACACCAGACTCTATACCGGCTGACGGTAAGATTGTCTATATCCGGGAAAACGCAAATCTCAGCACTGGTGGGACGGCGGTAGACGTCACCGACATTGTACATCCTGAAACTGTCCAAATGGCTGAGCGGGCTGCCAAACTGATCGGCCTTGATATAGCCGGGGTAGATATTGTCGCCGCCGATATAACAAAATCGTTGCGACAAGGCGGTGCAATCATTGAAGTCAACGCCGCTCCCGGAATCCGGATGCACCATTATCCGTCAGCTGGTAAATCGCGTGATGTGGCTGCCGCCATTATCGACTATTTGTTCCCTCACGGTGATCAAGGGCGGATACCGATTATCTCCGTCACCGGCACCAACGGCAAGACCACTGTCACGCGAATGATTGGCCACATTTGGGAGGCGGCAGGTTATAAGGTTGGTATGACAACGACTGATGGTATTCATATCGGCGGTGAATGCATCATGCCCGGCGATACCACCGGCCCAGCCAGTGCCAGAATTGTTCTTAATGATCCCTGCGTGGAAGTTGCTGTATTAGAGACGGCGCGCGGCGGTCTACTGCGCGGCGGCCTGGCGTTTGACAGTTGTGATGTTGGCATTGTCACCAATGTCACCGAAGACCACTTGGGCCAAGATGGCATTGAAGATCTAAACGATTTGGCGTATGTCAAGTCACTCGTTCTTGAGACTGTTAAACCAGACGGGTTCGCTGTTATCAATGCTGATGACGCTTTTGCGGCCATACTGGCCAAGCGAGTTCGGGCCGAGATTATGTATTTCAGTCTCGAGCCAGACAATCTAATTGTCAGGCGTCATCTCGGCAGAGGCGGTAAAGCGATTTTTGTAAAAGAGAGCATGATTTACGCCGCAGAGGGCAAAACAGCCAAACCACTGCTGTCTGCAGATAGCATCCCGGCAACTCTGGGCGGTATCGCCATGCATAATCTGCAGAATGCCGTTATCGCCGCAGCCGCTTGTTGGTGCCTCAGACTGCCGGTTAGCTATATTTGTGAAGGGCTAATGAGCTTTGACGAGAATCCGGGCCGGTTTAATTTGATTTCACTGGGTAACCTTTGCGTTTGTGTCGACTATGGCCACAATCCAGCCGGCTATTTGGCAACAATCAGTACAGCCAGACGCATGGGTGCTCGACGTCTTGTCGGAGTGATTGCAGCCCCCGGCGATCGTCGCGATGATGTTGTGGTAAACGTTGGCCGCATCGCGGGACGCGGTTTTGATATGATTTACATTAAAGAAGATGAAGATCTACGGGGCAGACAACCAGGTGAAACAGCAGCGTTACTGAAGCAGGGAGTTATCGAATCCGGATATCCGGCCGAAGCTGTCACACTAGTACTCTCAGAATACACGGCTGTTTGGACAGCCCTTTCGCAAGCGCAGCCTGAGGATTTAATTGTTGTGTTCTATGAAAAGTACGATGTGGTTAAACGCGCGATTGATGAATTTCGGTTGCAGCATAACCGACAGCAAGCCGAAGCAGCCGGTTACGGCTATTTTGCAGTCAATCAAGCAGGAATTTAG
- a CDS encoding chemotaxis protein CheW, protein MDAGQELQLVIFMLAKEEYGLPITKVQEINRMVPITRLPQTPDFMEGVINLRGRVIPVIDLRKRFQLAEAVINDDTRIIIVDVDGQTLGIVVDAVTEVVRLAATSVEPPPPTFVLDSQYIEGIGKLDERLLILLAIDKVLTSQEAITLKSIS, encoded by the coding sequence ATGGACGCCGGACAAGAATTGCAGCTTGTCATTTTTATGCTTGCCAAGGAAGAATACGGCCTACCGATTACCAAAGTCCAGGAAATTAACCGCATGGTTCCGATTACTCGTTTGCCGCAGACGCCTGATTTCATGGAAGGCGTGATCAACCTACGGGGGCGAGTTATTCCCGTCATTGACCTCCGCAAGCGCTTCCAATTAGCTGAAGCGGTAATTAATGATGATACCCGCATCATTATTGTTGATGTTGATGGACAAACCTTAGGCATTGTGGTAGACGCAGTTACCGAAGTGGTTCGTCTGGCAGCCACTAGCGTGGAACCGCCGCCTCCTACATTTGTTCTTGATTCCCAATACATAGAAGGTATTGGCAAGCTGGATGAACGCTTGCTTATTTTGCTTGCCATTGACAAAGTGTTGACTTCGCAAGAAGCCATTACCCTGAAGTCAATATCATAA
- the ispE gene encoding 4-(cytidine 5'-diphospho)-2-C-methyl-D-erythritol kinase, translated as MVQTLTISARAKINLTLDVLGKRPDGYHEVAMIMQTLELADLVHLRQADSILIETDNPRLPGDESNLAYRAAALLRRECGVDHGVHIRLEKKIPMAAGLAGGSSDAAAVLKGLVQLWKLPLTPEDLSRLGASLGSDVPFCLYGGTALATGRGEVITQLQDLPSRPVVLAKPPVDVATASVYKGYRPEAVVVHPDTQSVLTAISQGNWHKVEQSLVNVLESVTVNEHPQIAIIKAMMLNAGATGSLMSGSGPTVFCLAENDDTAQQIAQRLTQECKAEVIVTRTSQRETK; from the coding sequence ATGGTGCAAACGCTTACTATCTCCGCCAGAGCGAAAATTAATTTGACACTTGACGTGCTCGGCAAACGCCCCGATGGCTATCATGAAGTAGCGATGATCATGCAGACACTGGAATTGGCCGACTTGGTGCATTTGCGTCAAGCCGACTCGATCCTGATTGAGACAGATAATCCACGCCTGCCTGGTGACGAGTCAAACTTAGCCTATCGGGCGGCAGCTTTACTCCGGCGTGAATGCGGTGTTGATCACGGCGTCCATATTCGGCTGGAAAAGAAGATACCGATGGCGGCTGGTTTGGCGGGTGGCAGCTCTGATGCAGCCGCCGTTCTAAAGGGGTTGGTTCAGTTGTGGAAGCTGCCCTTGACGCCGGAGGACCTGTCGCGTTTGGGCGCTTCATTGGGCTCAGACGTGCCCTTTTGTTTGTATGGCGGTACAGCGTTAGCAACCGGCAGAGGCGAAGTAATTACTCAACTACAGGATTTGCCTTCCCGCCCTGTTGTATTAGCCAAGCCACCGGTTGATGTGGCGACTGCCTCTGTTTACAAAGGGTATCGACCTGAAGCTGTTGTAGTGCATCCAGACACACAGTCAGTCTTAACTGCCATCAGCCAGGGAAACTGGCACAAAGTCGAACAAAGCCTTGTTAATGTTCTGGAAAGTGTTACCGTTAATGAACATCCGCAGATTGCCATTATCAAAGCGATGATGCTTAACGCAGGTGCCACTGGCAGCCTCATGTCAGGCAGCGGTCCGACCGTCTTTTGTTTGGCTGAGAATGACGACACAGCTCAGCAAATCGCCCAACGGCTAACGCAAGAGTGTAAAGCAGAGGTCATTGTGACAAGAACCTCGCAGCGGGAAACAAAATAG
- a CDS encoding GntR family transcriptional regulator has protein sequence MTRRLLPIKLDSYKPLREVVAETLRDAIVNGVLKPGERLMEIQLAEELGVSRTPVRESIRKLELEGFVVMVPRRGTYVTDLSIKDINEVYEIRTVLDVLAAGLAAERITEEELEELERLLVQIGEFVEQNNMEQLIEFDTKFHDVLYRASRNDRLVGIINNLREQFTRFRSISMKYPGRMQNTVEEHTRLVEAIAQRNPDLAQQIAREHMENSEQTLLKEFDERRYPEESD, from the coding sequence ATGACGCGGCGATTGTTGCCGATTAAGCTGGATAGCTACAAGCCGTTGCGAGAGGTAGTGGCCGAGACATTGCGGGATGCAATTGTCAACGGAGTACTAAAGCCAGGCGAAAGACTGATGGAAATTCAATTGGCGGAGGAACTTGGCGTTAGCCGCACTCCTGTGCGTGAGTCAATTCGCAAGCTTGAATTGGAAGGCTTTGTAGTTATGGTGCCAAGACGGGGCACCTATGTAACTGATTTATCAATTAAGGATATCAATGAGGTTTATGAGATCCGAACGGTGCTTGATGTCCTCGCCGCAGGTTTGGCGGCCGAACGTATTACGGAAGAAGAATTGGAAGAGCTAGAGCGTTTGTTGGTGCAAATCGGCGAGTTCGTTGAGCAGAACAATATGGAGCAACTGATCGAATTTGATACCAAGTTTCACGATGTTCTCTACCGTGCCAGCCGTAATGACCGATTAGTTGGAATCATTAATAATCTGCGAGAACAGTTTACCCGTTTCCGTTCTATTTCCATGAAATATCCCGGACGCATGCAAAATACAGTTGAAGAACACACTCGTCTAGTTGAGGCGATCGCGCAGCGAAATCCCGATTTGGCGCAGCAGATAGCCCGTGAGCATATGGAGAACTCTGAGCAAACTTTGCTCAAGGAGTTTGACGAGCGTCGCTATCCTGAGGAAAGCGACTAG
- a CDS encoding nucleotidyltransferase family protein translates to MYDAIILAGGENNKKLLGLSPQPYEALIEIAGQPMVTFVANALAASGAVNRILVVGPESALQQCAFPPQVSVLAGGHTIMETIQIGMAALGHRQKVLVATADIPLLTAEAVNDFVAQCSCIDADFYYPIISQEMNERCYPSTRRTYVRLREGTFTGGNIFLVNPDIVSRSLTVANRIIENRKNPLTLCGILGWGFVIKFLIGTLGLAEVEGRVSELLKLRGAVVHSRFPELGIDVDKPSDLELVRSAIASNVL, encoded by the coding sequence ATGTACGACGCCATAATTTTGGCTGGCGGTGAAAATAATAAGAAGTTGCTCGGCTTATCCCCTCAGCCCTATGAAGCGCTGATTGAGATCGCGGGACAGCCGATGGTGACTTTTGTGGCCAACGCGTTGGCCGCCAGCGGCGCCGTAAACCGCATTCTCGTCGTCGGCCCGGAATCTGCGCTCCAGCAATGTGCATTCCCGCCACAAGTGAGCGTTTTGGCGGGTGGTCATACGATTATGGAGACAATCCAGATTGGCATGGCGGCCTTAGGACATCGACAGAAGGTACTGGTTGCTACGGCGGATATTCCCCTGCTGACAGCTGAGGCAGTCAATGACTTCGTGGCTCAATGCAGTTGCATTGATGCTGACTTCTATTATCCGATTATTTCGCAAGAGATGAATGAACGGTGCTATCCCTCCACTCGCCGCACCTATGTCCGGTTGCGTGAAGGTACGTTCACCGGCGGCAATATCTTCTTGGTCAACCCGGATATTGTGTCGCGCTCGCTGACTGTTGCCAACCGGATTATCGAAAACCGCAAGAACCCGTTAACCTTGTGCGGTATTCTTGGCTGGGGCTTTGTCATAAAGTTTCTTATCGGCACACTCGGCTTGGCTGAAGTTGAAGGCCGTGTGTCTGAACTTCTTAAGCTGCGCGGTGCGGTTGTCCATTCCCGATTTCCTGAGCTCGGTATCGATGTCGATAAGCCGAGCGATTTAGAGCTGGTTCGCTCAGCCATTGCCAGCAACGTACTTTAA
- the ilvA gene encoding threonine ammonia-lyase → MKPTASPTISLAAIEEAHATMRDQVHNTPLDRSRTFSDLVGCELYLKLENMQKTGSFKLRGAYNKIQSLTAAEKARGVIAASAGNHAQGVAYAATLAGIKSTIVMPEIAPLAKVIATRGYKAEVVLSGLGYDEAFEKAKHIQRESGQVFVHAYNDPYVIAGQGTIGLEILQALEDVSAVVVPIGGGGLAAGIALAIKEKAPHVKVYGVQAKGAPAMYISKQQHTLKTTPDAVTIADGIAVKAPGDITFGLIDRYLDDVVVVDDEAIASTILMLLERAKLMVEGAGAVSLAALLNHLLPVSGKVVSVISGGNIDVNFISRIIERGLVKAGRRVKIITRVTDRPGALNRLLTIIASLRANVIHVFHDRVERNVPLGQAVVEVSMETQDAMHTETILTTLRQEGYVVELI, encoded by the coding sequence ATGAAACCGACTGCTTCTCCGACTATTTCCCTGGCTGCGATTGAAGAAGCGCATGCCACGATGCGCGATCAAGTTCATAACACACCGCTTGACCGAAGCCGCACGTTTAGTGATTTGGTTGGCTGTGAGCTGTATCTCAAGCTTGAGAATATGCAAAAGACAGGGTCGTTTAAACTGCGTGGCGCTTATAATAAGATTCAGTCGCTTACTGCCGCTGAAAAGGCAAGAGGCGTTATCGCCGCTTCCGCCGGGAACCACGCGCAAGGGGTTGCTTATGCCGCAACTCTCGCAGGTATCAAGTCGACCATTGTTATGCCAGAGATTGCTCCCTTGGCCAAGGTCATCGCCACCCGTGGCTATAAAGCGGAAGTCGTTTTAAGCGGTCTCGGTTATGACGAGGCTTTCGAGAAAGCTAAGCATATTCAGCGGGAAAGTGGACAAGTATTCGTTCATGCCTATAACGATCCGTATGTGATAGCTGGACAAGGTACAATTGGCCTGGAAATTTTGCAAGCGTTGGAGGATGTTTCGGCAGTGGTTGTCCCCATTGGCGGCGGCGGACTAGCGGCCGGGATCGCGCTGGCAATCAAGGAAAAAGCTCCTCATGTTAAGGTATATGGAGTCCAGGCAAAAGGTGCGCCCGCGATGTATATTTCAAAACAGCAGCATACGCTAAAAACAACTCCTGATGCGGTTACCATCGCTGACGGCATTGCTGTCAAAGCCCCAGGCGACATCACCTTTGGCCTAATTGACCGCTATCTGGATGATGTCGTCGTCGTGGATGATGAGGCCATCGCCAGCACTATCCTGATGCTGCTTGAACGGGCAAAGCTGATGGTGGAAGGCGCGGGTGCAGTGAGCTTGGCCGCTCTGCTCAACCACCTGCTGCCGGTATCTGGCAAAGTCGTCAGTGTAATCTCTGGCGGCAATATTGATGTCAATTTTATCTCCCGTATCATTGAACGCGGTCTGGTTAAGGCAGGCCGCCGGGTAAAGATTATCACTAGAGTCACTGACCGTCCTGGTGCGCTAAATCGCCTGTTGACCATTATCGCTAGCCTAAGGGCTAATGTCATTCACGTTTTCCACGACCGGGTTGAGCGGAATGTACCACTGGGTCAGGCTGTCGTAGAAGTCAGTATGGAAACACAGGATGCGATGCATACAGAAACCATCCTCACCACTCTTCGCCAAGAAGGCTATGTGGTCGAGCTGATTTAA
- the glmU gene encoding bifunctional UDP-N-acetylglucosamine diphosphorylase/glucosamine-1-phosphate N-acetyltransferase GlmU, with protein MSGFTALILAAGKGTRMKSELPKVLHKVSSKPMLLRVLDAAEQAGATASVAVVGFGADQVQKTLGARAQTAIQAEQLGTGHAVMQAESLLQGCTGTIMVLCGDTPLLRAATLQKLLQTHRQAQAQATVLTAIMPNPAGYGRVIRDRSGKVVKIVEQKDASVEEAAVNEINTGIYCFEKSSLFATLALITADNAQGEYYLTDVIGILTAQNQAVAAVAADEHQETMGINSRAQLAQAEAIVRNRKLTELMDAGVTIMDPNSVFVDDSVSVGSDTILYPFTWLEGATTIGSCCEIGPNTRLQNTVVGDNTVIHFSYTHECEIGCGVTVGPYVHIRPDSILADGVKVGNFVEVKNSQVGPGTKLPHLSYIGDADLGAGINIGCGTITVNYDGKKKHRTVIEDNAFIGCNSNLVAPVKVGSGAYVAAGSTVTKNVPPDALGVARARQTNIENWVKRQR; from the coding sequence ATGTCAGGATTTACCGCTTTAATTCTGGCCGCCGGTAAGGGGACCCGAATGAAGTCGGAACTGCCAAAGGTGCTTCATAAAGTTAGTAGCAAACCCATGCTCTTACGGGTATTGGATGCCGCCGAACAGGCGGGGGCAACAGCCAGTGTTGCCGTTGTTGGCTTTGGCGCCGATCAAGTTCAAAAAACATTGGGAGCAAGGGCTCAGACGGCTATTCAGGCCGAACAATTAGGCACAGGCCATGCTGTCATGCAAGCTGAGTCACTACTGCAAGGCTGCACGGGCACGATTATGGTGCTGTGCGGTGACACGCCACTTCTGCGAGCAGCTACGCTGCAGAAACTTCTCCAGACGCATCGCCAAGCACAGGCTCAAGCCACGGTACTGACTGCCATCATGCCGAATCCGGCTGGATATGGACGGGTCATTCGAGATCGCTCAGGCAAAGTCGTAAAGATTGTGGAACAAAAAGACGCATCAGTCGAAGAAGCAGCAGTGAACGAGATTAATACAGGCATTTACTGTTTCGAAAAATCCAGCCTGTTTGCTACGCTTGCTTTAATAACTGCAGACAACGCCCAAGGTGAATACTATTTGACTGATGTAATTGGTATTCTTACCGCTCAGAACCAGGCCGTTGCGGCGGTTGCGGCTGACGAACACCAAGAAACGATGGGCATTAACTCCCGGGCGCAGTTGGCGCAAGCGGAGGCCATCGTACGAAATCGCAAACTTACCGAACTGATGGATGCAGGCGTCACCATCATGGATCCGAATAGTGTCTTTGTCGATGACTCGGTATCTGTCGGTTCTGATACTATATTATATCCCTTTACCTGGCTTGAAGGCGCTACGACAATCGGCTCATGCTGTGAAATTGGCCCTAATACCCGGCTGCAGAATACGGTAGTCGGCGATAACACCGTTATTCACTTTTCGTATACTCATGAATGCGAAATTGGTTGCGGGGTTACTGTCGGCCCCTATGTCCATATTCGGCCAGATTCGATTTTGGCGGATGGAGTCAAAGTCGGCAACTTTGTTGAGGTCAAAAATTCTCAGGTCGGCCCTGGTACCAAATTGCCTCATCTCAGCTATATCGGTGATGCTGATTTGGGAGCAGGGATCAATATCGGTTGCGGCACGATCACCGTCAACTATGATGGCAAAAAGAAACACCGCACAGTCATTGAGGACAATGCCTTTATCGGCTGCAACTCAAATCTGGTCGCACCGGTGAAAGTGGGCAGCGGCGCTTATGTGGCCGCCGGCTCCACTGTTACTAAAAACGTACCACCCGATGCTCTTGGAGTGGCGCGTGCCCGGCAAACCAATATCGAGAATTGGGTCAAACGGCAACGCTGA
- a CDS encoding ribose-phosphate diphosphokinase, whose protein sequence is MVFDDGKRLRILTGNAHPALAEEIASYLGLSVGEAFVGKFNNGEIQVLIDESVRGTDVFIVQPTCNPVNENLMELLIMVDAVKRASARHITAVIPYYAYARQDRKTRGREPISAKLVANLLTTAGVTRVVTMDLHAGQIQGFFDIPVDHLLGVPILSDYIASKQLDDLVVVSPDLGGVTRARQLADRLHADIAIIEKRRPAPGVAEVMNLIGSVKGKTAVIVDDIVDTAGSLTEGSCALIDRGAKAVYACCTHPVLSYPAIERIEKSCITELIVTNTIPLPPEKQSPKIKTLSVAPLFGEALIRIFGDLSVSKLFTV, encoded by the coding sequence ATGGTTTTTGATGACGGAAAACGGCTGCGAATTCTGACAGGTAATGCCCATCCTGCATTAGCAGAAGAGATCGCATCATATTTGGGACTGTCTGTAGGCGAGGCATTTGTTGGCAAGTTTAATAATGGCGAGATCCAAGTACTCATTGATGAGAGTGTACGCGGTACAGATGTCTTTATCGTTCAGCCGACCTGCAATCCGGTTAACGAGAACCTGATGGAACTGCTGATTATGGTAGATGCCGTGAAGCGTGCTTCTGCCCGTCACATTACAGCAGTAATTCCCTATTATGCTTATGCCCGCCAAGACCGTAAGACCCGCGGACGCGAGCCCATTTCTGCAAAACTAGTGGCTAATTTGCTGACCACTGCCGGGGTTACCCGTGTTGTAACGATGGACTTGCATGCTGGGCAGATACAAGGCTTTTTTGACATTCCGGTCGATCATTTGCTAGGTGTTCCTATTCTCAGTGATTATATTGCTTCCAAGCAACTCGATGACTTGGTTGTCGTCTCGCCAGACTTAGGTGGTGTGACCCGGGCCCGGCAACTGGCTGATCGTTTGCATGCAGATATTGCCATTATTGAAAAACGCCGTCCGGCTCCCGGCGTGGCCGAAGTCATGAACCTGATTGGCAGTGTCAAAGGTAAGACTGCCGTGATTGTTGACGACATCGTTGATACGGCAGGCTCGTTAACAGAAGGATCTTGCGCCCTAATCGACCGTGGCGCGAAAGCAGTGTATGCCTGCTGCACTCATCCGGTGCTCAGCTACCCGGCGATTGAGCGGATCGAAAAATCATGTATTACCGAGCTGATCGTCACCAATACTATCCCCTTACCGCCAGAAAAGCAAAGCCCGAAAATCAAGACATTGTCTGTTGCGCCGTTATTCGGTGAAGCGCTGATTCGAATATTCGGCGATTTGTCGGTAAGCAAACTATTCACAGTATAA
- a CDS encoding polysaccharide deacetylase family protein codes for MFETNLRLTSILGLLTVVVVISLFLDYCRLLRRPARIGLWLAILCILAGFALTLQAVLPGNHFYGPVFSEAATQERVVALTFDDGPYPPYTQQTLAVLKENGVPATFFLVGKNAEKHPELVAQIVAEGHQIGNHTYSHTDLLKLDRAQVAAEVDKTQQILATITGHAPEVVRPPHGFRDAVIMDVMAERNLTVVEWSVMCRDWVNPGVEAIASRAVSKVKSGSIILLHDGDGVAANASRAQTIEATRRIIHELKSQGYRFVTVNEILKTTAKEGAKL; via the coding sequence ATGTTTGAAACCAATCTGCGGCTGACCAGTATTTTGGGATTGCTGACAGTTGTTGTGGTTATCAGTCTGTTTTTAGATTATTGCCGCCTGCTTAGACGGCCAGCCCGCATTGGTCTGTGGCTGGCCATCCTTTGCATTTTGGCCGGATTTGCGTTAACGCTGCAGGCCGTGTTGCCGGGGAACCATTTTTACGGTCCTGTTTTTAGTGAAGCTGCGACTCAGGAGCGGGTGGTGGCGCTGACATTTGACGATGGTCCCTATCCCCCTTATACGCAACAGACATTAGCGGTACTAAAGGAAAATGGCGTGCCAGCCACGTTCTTCTTAGTCGGCAAAAATGCTGAAAAACATCCTGAATTAGTTGCGCAAATCGTGGCTGAAGGCCATCAGATTGGCAACCATACATACTCACATACTGATCTATTGAAACTAGATCGCGCTCAAGTCGCGGCCGAGGTTGACAAGACGCAACAGATATTGGCTACCATCACCGGCCACGCACCCGAGGTTGTGCGGCCGCCGCATGGTTTTCGTGATGCTGTGATTATGGATGTCATGGCTGAGCGGAATCTAACAGTGGTGGAATGGTCTGTGATGTGTAGAGACTGGGTCAATCCAGGCGTGGAGGCGATTGCCAGCCGAGCTGTCAGCAAGGTAAAAAGCGGCTCGATTATCCTTTTACATGATGGTGACGGCGTAGCCGCAAACGCCTCAAGGGCGCAAACCATTGAAGCTACCCGACGAATCATTCACGAGCTAAAGAGCCAAGGCTATCGGTTCGTCACCGTGAATGAGATTCTCAAGACAACGGCAAAGGAGGGGGCGAAACTGTGA
- the pth gene encoding aminoacyl-tRNA hydrolase, which translates to MKIIAGLGNPGSEYSATRHNVGFLAVEELAKRWDVDSWRNRHEALCVEYRGGSEPVLLVKPQTYMNLSGSAVGELVRWYKLKAEDVIVIYDDLDLPVGKLRLRPQGGSGGHKGIESLLVHLSTENFCRIRVGIGRPPAGWETANYVLGRFSPEETPLVAETIVKAADAAEYILKHGITKAMNLYSR; encoded by the coding sequence GTGAAAATTATTGCCGGACTTGGCAATCCGGGCTCTGAATACAGCGCTACCCGCCACAATGTCGGCTTTTTGGCAGTCGAAGAATTGGCAAAGCGCTGGGACGTTGATTCCTGGCGTAATCGTCACGAGGCGCTTTGCGTCGAATATCGTGGCGGGAGCGAGCCCGTACTTTTGGTCAAGCCCCAGACCTACATGAACCTAAGCGGCTCCGCCGTCGGGGAGCTTGTACGCTGGTATAAGCTGAAGGCTGAGGATGTCATCGTCATTTATGATGATCTCGATCTGCCGGTGGGCAAGCTTAGACTGCGGCCACAGGGCGGCTCGGGTGGTCACAAAGGGATTGAATCCTTGCTGGTCCATCTGAGTACTGAAAACTTCTGCCGTATTCGGGTTGGCATCGGCCGCCCGCCGGCAGGTTGGGAAACCGCTAACTATGTATTGGGCCGCTTCTCGCCAGAGGAAACCCCTTTAGTGGCAGAAACGATTGTTAAGGCTGCCGACGCGGCAGAATATATACTGAAACATGGCATCACTAAGGCGATGAACCTATATAGCCGGTGA